Proteins encoded by one window of Candidatus Nitrosocosmicus hydrocola:
- a CDS encoding M24 family metallopeptidase has protein sequence MKRAVSRKQRLLNVFEASSSRINDGRKSIMIIDRPEDIFYYTGFWGEGILIIFDNLNSKLIVPRLERLRALNTSRHCDVVSSERGKGLMDSFLNFIGSNDVVCYGGSDYWIASIIAKHVGKRNLVLGEELYRKIREIKDKQEIETIKIASKVIDRLFGIAEKEIKINKSEEEIQSILVYEALRMGARFPNYQFTSNPLIVASGPNGSFPHAETSSRKIKGGDLVVLDITLSYDHYVSDATRTFGVGEIPKKVQEIYEIVRIAQERAIQRIKTTNDFADIDLECRKIIKEAGFGEFFVHSTGHGIGLEVHELPWIRPNTHTPIKENMTITIEPGIYVENKFGIRIEDSLCIISKKNSKGKLKSKGFFNYLNFHKFDKDLIVI, from the coding sequence ATGAAAAGAGCTGTATCCAGAAAACAAAGACTTTTGAATGTTTTTGAAGCGAGTTCATCCAGAATTAATGACGGTAGAAAATCCATCATGATAATCGATAGACCGGAAGATATCTTTTACTACACAGGCTTCTGGGGAGAAGGAATACTAATCATTTTCGACAATCTGAATAGTAAGTTAATTGTTCCGAGGTTAGAGCGTTTAAGAGCATTAAACACGTCAAGACATTGTGATGTAGTATCATCAGAAAGAGGAAAAGGATTGATGGATTCCTTCTTGAATTTCATTGGATCAAACGATGTTGTTTGCTATGGGGGCAGCGATTATTGGATTGCAAGCATCATCGCAAAGCATGTCGGGAAGAGAAATTTAGTCCTAGGTGAAGAACTGTATAGGAAAATTAGAGAAATAAAGGACAAACAAGAAATTGAAACGATCAAGATTGCATCAAAAGTGATAGACAGGCTCTTTGGAATTGCCGAAAAGGAAATCAAAATCAATAAATCCGAGGAGGAGATTCAATCGATACTAGTCTATGAGGCGCTACGCATGGGTGCTAGATTCCCCAACTATCAATTCACATCCAATCCACTTATAGTTGCCAGCGGACCAAATGGATCGTTCCCTCACGCTGAAACATCTTCAAGGAAAATCAAAGGAGGCGATCTAGTTGTTTTGGACATTACTTTAAGTTATGACCATTACGTATCAGATGCAACCAGAACATTTGGAGTAGGTGAAATACCAAAAAAAGTGCAAGAGATATATGAAATAGTAAGAATCGCTCAAGAAAGAGCTATTCAACGGATTAAAACAACAAACGATTTTGCGGACATTGATCTAGAATGTAGAAAGATAATTAAAGAAGCTGGCTTTGGTGAGTTTTTTGTGCATTCAACAGGACATGGAATCGGACTAGAAGTTCATGAATTGCCTTGGATAAGACCTAATACGCATACTCCGATCAAAGAAAATATGACCATAACTATCGAACCAGGCATTTATGTTGAGAACAAATTTGGGATAAGGATTGAGGACAGTTTATGTATTATAAGTAAGAAAAATT